From one Verrucomicrobiota bacterium JB022 genomic stretch:
- a CDS encoding sulfotransferase has protein sequence MKLIFLVSQPRAGSTMLQRVITNHPDIATVSEPWIALPLMRLYGSTPFYIDRDTQLARTAINDNWKQSTDEPAKIMARMLSSYYQELAKDSPYFLDKTPRYYKILPQLHAAFPEAYFILLLRDPIAVARSILKTWMPASIYRASDEFYEDLCFAPKMLLEFSRSCESDRCMTIRYEDLLKDPEAFLRNIYTRLGLKYSSEYLDPSKNNKCDGIFGDPVNAHKTKSIGGVTNKTSDQPKYTDALIRGYTHFLGKDFLSSYGYSQTDISGPTSTFELFTLNYQRTLSKSSCYSLKHLLQMKRLARRAKREA, from the coding sequence ATGAAGCTTATATTCCTCGTTTCCCAGCCGCGAGCAGGCTCGACCATGTTGCAGCGGGTGATTACCAATCATCCGGATATTGCCACCGTCAGTGAGCCTTGGATAGCCCTGCCCTTGATGCGTCTTTATGGATCTACCCCATTCTACATCGATAGAGACACCCAACTCGCTCGAACGGCCATTAATGACAATTGGAAACAATCAACCGATGAGCCCGCCAAAATCATGGCACGCATGCTGAGCTCCTACTATCAGGAGTTAGCTAAAGACTCCCCGTATTTTCTCGATAAAACACCTCGCTATTACAAGATACTTCCACAGTTGCATGCAGCATTCCCAGAGGCTTACTTCATTTTACTACTAAGAGATCCCATTGCGGTCGCCCGCTCCATCCTTAAAACCTGGATGCCCGCCTCTATTTATAGAGCTTCAGACGAGTTTTACGAAGACCTCTGCTTCGCTCCCAAAATGTTACTAGAATTTTCCAGATCATGCGAATCTGACCGCTGCATGACGATTCGTTACGAGGACCTTCTGAAGGATCCAGAAGCATTTTTAAGGAATATCTATACGCGACTGGGGCTTAAATATTCCAGTGAATACCTTGATCCTAGCAAAAATAACAAATGCGATGGAATCTTTGGAGACCCCGTGAATGCACACAAAACAAAATCCATTGGCGGAGTGACAAATAAGACAAGCGATCAGCCCAAATACACTGATGCGCTTATTCGTGGATATACGCACTTCCTAGGTAAAGACTTTTTAAGCAGTTACGGCTATTCCCAAACGGACATCTCTGGCCCAACCTCCACATTTGAATTATTCACCCTGAATTACCAAAGAACGTTATCAAAATCAAGTTGTTATAGCTTAAAGCATCTTCTCCAAATGAAGCGCCTTGCAAGACGTGCAAAACGAGAGGCTTAA